A window of the Corythoichthys intestinalis isolate RoL2023-P3 chromosome 6, ASM3026506v1, whole genome shotgun sequence genome harbors these coding sequences:
- the scn3b gene encoding sodium channel subunit beta-3 isoform X6 translates to MQTPKRVHLQTLLLLVYLVHLSKPVCVEAPSETNAVLGKMMKLTCISCLKREEVKAKTYVNWYYMTKVEQGVTPDKTLIYKYEDDFPMELNGPFKGRLVWNGSQDLQDLSISIVNVTYNDSGVYECHVLRVFEFDSFTPSAFIMRNLTLKPAQTPQPFTQRS, encoded by the exons ATGCAAACTCCAAAGAGAGTTCATCTACAAACTTTGCTGCTTTTGGTCTATTTGG TGCACTTAAGCAAGCCAGTATGTGTGGAGGCACCCTCAGAGACCAATGCGGTTCTGGGAAAGATGATGAAGTTGACTTGCATCTCATGTTTGAAACGTGAGGAAGTGAAAGCCAAGACCTATGTAAACTGGTACTACATGACCAAGGTGGAACAAGGTGTTACTCCAGACAAAACCCTT ATATACAAGTATGAAGATGATTTTCCTATGGAGTTGAATGGACCTTTCAAGGGCCGCCTGGTGTGGAATGGCAGCCAGGACCTTCAAGATCTTTCCATCAGCATTGTGAACGTCACCTACAACGACAGCGGCGTTTACGAATGCCACGTGCTTCGCGTGTTCGAGTTCGACTCCTTCACTCCGTCAGCTTTTATCATGAGGAACCTCACATTGAAG